A genomic window from Halobaculum sp. MBLA0147 includes:
- a CDS encoding PleD family two-component system response regulator: MTHTIVIADDDDSVRRLVEHKLSAAGYEVESFVNGSRTWDHLQTAPVPDLCVLDVMMPGLTGLQVVERMRDDEALADVPVVVLSSRGREADVLDGLESGATDYVTKPFSPRELLSRVRLRLGEE; this comes from the coding sequence ATGACACACACCATCGTGATCGCGGACGACGACGACTCCGTGCGGCGACTCGTTGAGCACAAACTGTCCGCTGCGGGGTACGAGGTGGAGAGTTTCGTCAACGGGAGCCGAACCTGGGACCACCTCCAGACTGCTCCCGTCCCGGACCTGTGCGTGCTCGACGTGATGATGCCGGGACTCACCGGACTCCAAGTGGTCGAGCGGATGCGCGACGACGAGGCCCTCGCGGACGTGCCTGTGGTCGTCCTCTCCTCGCGGGGTCGCGAGGCGGACGTACTCGACGGACTGGAGAGTGGAGCGACCGACTACGTCACGAAGCCGTTCAGTCCGCGCGAACTCCTCTCGCGTGTCCGACTGCGGCTCGGCGAGGAGTGA
- a CDS encoding HEAT repeat domain-containing protein, whose translation MTPDYAHPVVSQLPRPTAETAIFAGIVLLALLIAVAVLTLAESVYQYRRDRRRDRVREDVELALLSRMSDPDPEWDEWVASASTPERDVARELLDDYLRTVEGTERANLVELVRELGIFAEARETLDGGARHEKLQALGWFALSGEGVDPDRLEATCTGGNDLRAAAARVLYEADHPDARERGTDLLVGDGSTTLTTHGLDTLYRLYETDPKPLLDRAAAEGDEWGLSLVVQVLSVIRHTGLLAQDADWSFVRDHTTHESPSVRAAAAQAFGPPGWDPAFRESVPVERLLADPHRNVRRATYEVLAEWGDGRSLELLREALRTEPDQRSRLRGLEALDDNQLTELELGVPTADDNRDDGPVPSVPVAGDAAADTTPPAPTVDTEDDGEVTAGTAAGSPTETGATDPAAAEPADADQAVDVAVDAGGQSLTPDPTAFDRALAWVRADREASDR comes from the coding sequence ATGACCCCCGACTACGCACACCCCGTCGTCTCGCAACTGCCACGGCCGACGGCCGAGACAGCAATCTTCGCCGGTATCGTCCTGCTGGCGCTGTTGATCGCCGTCGCCGTGTTGACCCTCGCAGAGTCGGTCTACCAGTACCGTCGCGACCGCCGACGCGACCGCGTCCGTGAGGACGTAGAGTTGGCCCTGCTGTCTCGGATGTCCGACCCCGATCCGGAGTGGGACGAGTGGGTGGCGTCTGCGTCGACCCCGGAACGAGACGTGGCGCGCGAACTGTTGGACGACTACCTCCGGACCGTCGAGGGGACGGAGCGAGCGAACCTCGTCGAACTCGTCCGCGAGTTGGGAATCTTCGCGGAGGCACGCGAGACGCTGGACGGTGGGGCGAGACACGAGAAGCTCCAGGCGCTCGGCTGGTTCGCGCTCTCCGGCGAAGGCGTCGATCCCGACCGGCTCGAGGCGACCTGTACTGGCGGCAACGATCTCCGAGCGGCGGCCGCCCGCGTGCTGTACGAGGCCGACCATCCGGACGCCCGCGAGCGTGGGACGGACCTGCTGGTGGGTGACGGCTCCACGACGTTGACCACCCACGGGTTGGACACGCTGTACCGACTGTACGAGACGGATCCGAAGCCGTTGCTCGACCGGGCGGCCGCGGAAGGGGACGAGTGGGGACTCTCCCTAGTCGTGCAGGTGCTGTCGGTGATCCGCCACACCGGCCTGTTGGCGCAGGACGCCGACTGGTCGTTCGTCCGCGATCACACGACCCACGAGTCGCCGTCCGTCCGCGCCGCGGCGGCGCAGGCGTTCGGCCCGCCGGGGTGGGACCCGGCCTTCCGAGAGTCCGTCCCCGTCGAGCGACTGCTCGCGGACCCACACCGCAACGTCCGACGCGCGACGTACGAAGTGCTCGCGGAGTGGGGCGACGGCCGCTCGCTGGAGCTGCTCCGGGAGGCGTTGCGAACGGAACCGGACCAGCGTTCCCGTCTGCGAGGCTTGGAAGCGTTGGACGACAACCAACTCACCGAACTGGAACTTGGAGTTCCCACGGCCGACGACAACCGAGACGACGGACCGGTGCCGTCCGTTCCCGTCGCAGGGGACGCTGCCGCCGACACCACCCCGCCAGCGCCGACGGTCGACACCGAAGACGACGGCGAGGTGACGGCTGGCACCGCCGCCGGCTCGCCGACAGAGACCGGCGCCACCGATCCCGCGGCAGCGGAGCCCGCCGACGCCGACCAGGCGGTCGACGTGGCAGTCGACGCCGGGGGTCAGTCCCTGACACCGGACCCGACGGCGTTCGACCGAGCCCTGGCGTGGGTGCGCGCAGACCGGGAGGCGAGCGACCGGTGA